tattctaagacgcaatgtattgtaaattttgttatgtttaaagcgtgacaagcaacgtcaaacacactgatgtcagcgtacattgaagccaatatttattttgtatgaaaaagaggaagtctaaaggattcataattttcaaaagttgctgaacaaatgttggtcagtttgaggagtacagcctttagtttaatttattgctcctgttacaggacgCACCCTGTATAGTGTAAGAATGCGGCCAGGTCAATAACCTGTAGCTCCAACTCTAGGCTGAATAAACGAACAAGGCGAATCACAAAGGGAAAGGCGAACTATACGAATCTGTTCGATAGATTGTGTTAACGTAGATACTAAACTTTACAAAATGTATAACAAATAActgggaaaacatataaaaactcaaaaatgcgcattattacaaagataaaacctagcgagatcgatttttcgtccccaaaaacccccacatagcaaatttcatcgaaatcgttagagccgtttccgagttccgcgaaatatatatatatatatatataaataaatatacaagaattgctcgtttaaaggttttaGATAGATACATAGATAGAAAAAACACTCGTATCATTGCCAATTACAACTACAACACATCAACCTCAGCGTCTCTAACTAGGACTAAGTTATCAGAAGCTAAAGCTGCAGAGGAAATGTCGAGAAGGCAGGGTAAGACGAACTTCACAAAAGGAGTTATTAACGCATGAGCGGATTCGAATATGTCTCTGCGAGGTCGACTTAGGAAATGTGACTAGCGTGAGTTATAAAATTGTAGAGATGTGACGTTTCAGACAAAAATGTACTCCTTTTCGGTTTTAGATAAGTATATACATAATCCAGTAAAATTgtcgaattttgtaacgtggctcttttgcgtcaaatccgttagttctgattttttgcagacttatatATGATGTCGGTCCAATGcgtaatccaagtttgtgacttcgagcgccgaacgcaactttgtcaaaaatcgaaaaaccgcgaaaatttcgttttttttatagttttgggCGATTGtaggactagtttttgatagtgtTGTATTTGGGAAACGCACGAGTGAAACAACCAATGGCTATAGACACACTGCTTTATTGCACGTTTAAAGGAAGCGGGGTGGTGCgctcacacacacatacataacaATCCTCCCCGTAGTTTACAACTAGTCTAAATACAACGATTACTTAAAATAGGGTTTATAATTAACTTTGGGACGGTTTCGTTTGACTCTGTCCTGGCCGACAGTAGTAGACGGGTTGGGTACAGTTGGATCACCTGGCCCTTCTACTGGGGTGTCGATGTCGTCCGACTCGGCGTCCTCGAACTGTTCTTGCTGGTCGTCGTCGGGCAGCGGCGAGGGACCAGTTACCTCGGCGCCTTCAGGGCTTACATCGGCTATTTGGCCGCCTTCTCCTCCCCCACTATGTTGCACCTCGCTGTCGGTAGTAGTACCCGTCGATAAATGGTTTTGTTCTGATGAAAATAGGTCTTCTAGAGAAATGTCGTCTAGAAATGAACCGTCCTCTTGCCCCTTGTATAACATTAATTGATCTTTatgttttttatacttatcTAAATGTTCACAATCTTTTACTAAATATACAACTTTTCCCAACTTTTCCATAATTATACCCTTACACCATgtaaacttattattattaaagttctttttatataaaactttaTCGCCTATAttaaattcttgtttatttgtaCCACTATACGCTTTACTCTGTAAACACTGTtgattttttacataattatccaATGACGTGTGCGAGCAGGACGCCGTCGAAGGGTTAATTAAATCAAGGCGTGTCCGAAGTTTGCGGCCAAAAACTAATTGGGCAGGCGAGTGCCccgtcgtggaatgtattgaatTCCTGTAGTCAAAAAGAAATTTTTGTAACTTATTATTACAATCTTTAATATTTCGACTATTCATTAAACAGGCTTTAATTCCCTTTTTGACTATTTTCACGGAGCTTTCCGCCTGCCCATTGCTAGCAGGGTGGTACGCCGGCGACGTCACCGGTGTTATGCCGTTCAACAAACAAAATTCCTTAAACTCTTGTGACGTAAATGCGCACCCGTTGTCACTACCTATCACTTGCGGTAACCCAAACCTAGCCATAAACTCGTACAACTTTTCGCACACGGCCGACGTGTTAGTACCGTTTTTCATATTATAGACCTCAACCCATTTACTATGAGCATCTACGATCACTAAGTAGGTGTTGCCGTTAATTGGGCCCAAAAAATCTAAATGAATCCTCGTAAAAGGATCCGTAGGGAATTTCCAAGGAGCTAAAGGTGCGCGACTGGGAGCGGGCCTTAACTTAATACAAGTTTCACAAGAACCTATCATTTGTTCAATCTTTTCGTCGATCTTAGGAAACCAAAATTTGGACCGAGCCTCCGCTTTGGTTTTTACTATTCCTAAGTGAGAATTATGTAACTCTGATAACGCGCGTGACTGCAAAGTCGCCGGAATCACGACCTTATGGCCTCTCATCAAACAGCCGTTTTCATAAGATAACTGCAATCTACATTGGAAATACGGGTTTAACTTATCGTCATTAATTTTCCTAGGCCAGCCTTTACAAACGTAACCTATCACCTTACTTAAATCTGGGTCAATCTTTGTTTGATTACGCAACTCGTCCGTAGTTAACGGTAAGCATCCTTCGATAACAAAATTGATATATGACGCGCGATCATCTGGTAATAACGGGTTTTGTCCCTCCCCGCGCGCGCGCCCCCGCTGTGGCCCTTCGCTGTTATCGCCGTCGTCAGGTAAACAAGCTCGAGACAGATAATCTGCACTATTCATGGCACTCCGGATATAttcaattttataattatatgcgCTTAAAAAAATGGCATACCTTTGCAACCGATTAGCCGTAACTTCGGGAATGCCCTTATAAGGCCCGAAAATTGAGATTAGAGGTTTATGATCGGTTCGTAAAGTAAAGGGCACCGACCTCCCGAATAAATATTGATGGTAGCGTTTAACTGCGAACACGATTGCCGTGGCTTCTTTTTGAAGTTGCGAATAATTTTTTTCTGCCGCGTTGAGAGTACGTGAAGCGAATGAAATAGGCCTTTCACTGTTATCTGGCTGTATTTGACTCAAAATGGCACCAAGGCCGTAAGGTGATGCGTCAACGGTCAAAACTAGATTAGCATTTGGGTCAAAATGGGCTAAAACTTGATCCGAggccaaacttttttttattttttcaaatgaTCGGTCATGCTCCTCTCTCCAACACCACTTGACTCCTTTCTTCAACAAATCATACAATGGTGAAAGTATCATGGATGCCCCTTGCACAAAATTACGGTAGTAATTAACTAAACCTAAAAatgattgtaatttatttacattGCTCGGTACAGGCGCTTCCAGGATCGCTTTCACTTTGTCAGGTGATTTGTGAAGCCCGTTTTTATCAATGATATAGCCTAAGTATTGCACTTTCTCCTGAAAAAATACGCATTTTTCTTTTTGCAAAGTTAACCCTGCGTTTTCCAACCTTTTTAAAACTGCGTTTAATCTTTGCAAATGTTCAGTGTCATCTTTACCGGTTATTAATATATCGTCAAGTAAACACAGTACACCTTCCATACCACTAAGTAAATTATCAATCGCGCGCTGAAATATAGCCGGGGCACTAGCCAACCCAAAAACCAAGCGTGTGTAGAAGAATAACCCACGATGCGTATTTATGCAGGTGAGATGCTGTGACTCCGGCTTTAACTCAAGCTGAGTGTACGCGGAAGATAAGTCTAGCTTTGAGAACGTTTGTCCTCCGTGTAATTTAGCAAACAACTCTTTAATTGTGGGTAACGGATATTGTTCGACACACAGCTGCTTATTAATGCTGACCGAGTAATCTGCACAAATACGCATGGTGCCATTATTTTTCAACACCGGTACTATTGGAGATGCGTATTCCGAATACTCAACAGGCTTTAACACCCCTAGACTTACTAAGTGGTCTATTTCTTTGTCCACTTTTCCTTTTAAAGCAAATGCTAACGGTCGCGCCTTGAAAAAAACCGGTTTCGCGTCAGGTTTAAGCTGCAACCCTACTTTGTACTTATTAAATAGGCCTAAATCATCTGAAAACACTGCCGGATAATTACCTTGCAATATTTCTAGTTTATCCTGTTTTTGCGTACAGTAATTAACTGGTGTTGTCATTTCTAAGTTAAATGACGAAATGAAATCTCGACCTAAAATCGGCGGGCCACCATTGCGAATAATGTAAACATCAATCAGCTGTGTGCGCCCCGCGTATTCTATGGACATTGGCGCCATACCTATGCAGGCCAGGTTACCGCCGTTATATGACTCCAGATTTTTCTTAGGCGCGCAAACCGTCACTTTAGAGAAATGCTTGTTGAATAGCTTCGGTGACATCGCCGTGACCGCTGCCCCACTATCAATTTCAAACTGTAACGGCACGCCTTGTACGGTAACCCATTCTAACATGGGTTCACCCTTTATAGATCGAATATTAAACAACTTACCGTCGTCTCCCTCGCTCACGTCATTCGCCATTATGCACTTTACTGTtttgcacattttttttaaatggcctTTACCGCGGCATTTCTTGCATCGATAATTAGAAAAACGACATTCGGCCGTCTTATGGTTTGAATAACCGCACACCGCACATTTTTCACGGGCCGAATCCTTGGTATCGCTGGTGATCTTGAACAGCTGGTCGCTCGTCGAGGCCGTTTGTCCCGCACCCGCCGACACCTCCCGCGCGCAGCGCACTGCGTTAGCCAACTCCACCGCCTTAGTAAGCGTCAGCTCCTTGAGGTCCTGCGTGAAAACCTTGTCCCGCTCCCGTCCCGGCAGCATGCCCATCATAAATCTGTCGCGAAGAACTTCCTCTACGTTTGTGAAGTTGCAATCCGCTGACAAACCACGTAGCCTTGCCGCCCATTGGGTATGCGTCTCTCCGTTTTGCTGAACGGctgaataaaatttgtaccgtTCACTAAAACCAAACACCTTTGGAACAAAGTGGTCTTCCAACAACTTTAATACATCTTCGTATGGCACTTCTTCTATTTTCTTCGGCAACGCTAAATCCGCTGCGAGTTTGTAAGTACCGTCAATGAGTGTGCTAAGTAATATCGCTCGCCTTTGTTCGCCTCCCGCGTCCGACgtcgcatttattttatttgccacAAACCATTGCAATAAGCGTGATTTAAACGTTTTCCAGGTCTGCGAATGGTGATCAAACGTAGGCAAAATTCCGAAATGCGCACTGCTGGACATTTTTATTATCGCGTAGGTAGATCGCCGCCAATGTTGTATTTGGGAAA
This genomic window from Cydia amplana chromosome Z, ilCydAmpl1.1, whole genome shotgun sequence contains:
- the LOC134661764 gene encoding uncharacterized protein K02A2.6-like, whose amino-acid sequence is MSSSAHFGILPTFDHHSQTWKTFKSRLLQWFVANKINATSDAGGEQRRAILLSTLIDGTYKLAADLALPKKIEEVPYEDVLKLLEDHFVPKVFGFSERYKFYSAVQQNGETHTQWAARLRGLSADCNFTNVEEVLRDRFMMGMLPGRERDKVFTQDLKELTLTKAVELANAVRCAREVSAGAGQTASTSDQLFKITSDTKDSAREKCAVCGYSNHKTAECRFSNYRCKKCRGKGHLKKMCKTVKCIMANDVSEGDDGKLFNIRSIKGEPMLEWVTVQGVPLQFEIDSGAAVTAMSPKLFNKHFSKVTVCAPKKNLESYNGGNLACIGMAPMSIEYAGRTQLIDVYIIRNGGPPILGRDFISSFNLEMTTPVNYCTQKQDKLEILQGNYPAVFSDDLGLFNKYKVGLQLKPDAKPVFFKARPLAFALKGKVDKEIDHLVSLGVLKPVEYSEYASPIVPVLKNNGTMRICADYSVSINKQLCVEQYPLPTIKELFAKLHGGQTFSKLDLSSAYTQLELKPESQHLTCINTHRGLFFYTRLVFGLASAPAIFQRAIDNLLSGMEGVLCLLDDILITGKDDTEHLQRLNAVLKRLENAGLTLQKEKCVFFQEKVQYLGYIIDKNGLHKSPDKVKAILEAPVPSNVNKLQSFLGLVNYYRNFVQGASMILSPLYDLLKKGVKWCWREEHDRSFEKIKKSLASDQVLAHFDPNANLVLTVDASPYGLGAILSQIQPDNSERPISFASRTLNAAEKNYSQLQKEATAIVFAVKRYHQYLFGRSVPFTLRTDHKPLISIFGPYKGIPEVTANRLQRYAIFLSAYNYKIEYIRSAMNSADYLSRACLPDDGDNSEGPQRGRARGEGQNPLLPDDRASYINFVIEGCLPLTTDELRNQTKIDPDLSKVIGYVCKGWPRKINDDKLNPYFQCRLQLSYENGCLMRGHKVVIPATLQSRALSELHNSHLGIVKTKAEARSKFWFPKIDEKIEQMIGSCETCIKLRPAPSRAPLAPWKFPTDPFTRIHLDFLGPINGNTYLVIVDAHSKWVEVYNMKNGTNTSAVCEKLYEFMARFGLPQVIGSDNGCAFTSQEFKEFCLLNGITPVTSPAYHPASNGQAESSVKIVKKGIKACLMNSRNIKDCNNKLQKFLFDYRNSIHSTTGHSPAQLVFGRKLRTRLDLINPSTASCSHTSLDNYVKNQQCLQSKAYSGTNKQEFNIGDKVLYKKNFNNNKFTWCKGIIMEKLGKVVYLVKDCEHLDKYKKHKDQLMLYKGQEDGSFLDDISLEDLFSSEQNHLSTGTTTDSEVQHSGGGEGGQIADVSPEGAEVTGPSPLPDDDQQEQFEDAESDDIDTPVEGPGDPTVPNPSTTVGQDRVKRNRPKVNYKPYFK